From a region of the Tachysurus fulvidraco isolate hzauxx_2018 chromosome 5, HZAU_PFXX_2.0, whole genome shotgun sequence genome:
- the LOC125138485 gene encoding membrane-spanning 4-domains subfamily A member 4A-like — MTPVTAPADSQLFQCSAFLKGEPKALGTVQIMIGSLTFLFGIVLTSLIPTPMVITGIALWGSLVFVSSGALSVATAKKHDPCVVKASLVMNVFSAVVAGILIILLSVDMLFWRFYFHPCAYGYSSHQYSSYMYECQWRVQSMWYGLYGVLLVFEVLELIISICTSAFACKATCCSTTTPIQYSQPLIPQPMNPQPTIQQLTFQQPMIQQPTNPPPMYNPPPMYNPPPMYNPQPMNPPPMCNPAYNPQTPNQFVSIKS, encoded by the exons ATGACCCCTGTAACGGCTCCTGCTGATTCCCAGCTCTTCCAATGCTCAGCTTTTCTGAAAGGCGAGCCCAAAGCACTGGGG ACTGTGCAGATCATGATCGGAAGCTTGACTTTCTTGTTCGGTATTGTTTTAACCTCTCTCATTCCAACACCAATGGTCATCACTGGTATAGCTTTGTGGGGATCTCTGGTC ttcgTTAGCTCTGGTGCTTTATCAGTCGCTACAGCCAAAAAGCATGATCCATGCGTG GTGAAAGCCTCGTTGGTAATGAACGTGttcagtgctgtggtggcagGTATCTTGATCATTCTCCTCTCAGTGGACATGTTGTTTTGGCGTTTCTACTTTCATCCGTGTGCCTATGGCTACTCCTCTCATCAGTATTCCTCATACATGTACGAATGTCAGTGGCGCGTTCAATCAATG TGGTATGGACTCTATGGAGTGTTGTTGGTTTTCGAAGTGCTCGAGCTCATCATTTCTATCTGCACTTCTGCTTTCGCCTGTAAAGCTACCTGCTGCTCCACAACTACA CCGATACAGTATTCACAACCATTGATCCCACAGCCGATGAATCCACAACCCACCATTCAACAGCTGACGTTTCAACAGCCAATGATTCAACAGCCAACGAATCCACCGCCAATGTACAATCCACCGCCAATGTACAATCCACCGCCAATGTACAATCCACAGCCGATGAATCCACCGCCAATGTGCAATCCTGCGTACAACCCACAGACTCCAAATCAATTTGTTTCTATAAAATCCtaa